In Anopheles gambiae chromosome 2, idAnoGambNW_F1_1, whole genome shotgun sequence, a single window of DNA contains:
- the LOC133391879 gene encoding putative nuclease HARBI1 — translation MKCFFSRFMQNFRLPKSLFEEILAKIAPFIAPKHNRGLSAEQKLATVLRFFAQGSYRQGVGNDFTMTIGQSTFSETLDQTLTVLERELTYAIAMDLTEDERADARRYFYSKLPVPGVVMCIDGTHIRIAAPHDNSIYYFNRKGFYSLNALMICDHRQIIRFVDARFGGSDHDSYIYNSSPISSYFEEKWRNGDRMFKLLGDSAYPSKPWLIKPRRNAEPNSPDSLFNEQHAKARSIIERTFGLLKARFRCLNGERLLHYAPNKCVRIINVCCMFHNLLIMHGITDEFNE, via the exons atgaaatgtttcttttctaGATTTATGCAAAATTTTCGACTCCCGAAGAGCCTGTTCGAGGAAATTCTTGCAAAAATAGCCCCATTCATTGCTCCAAAACATAACCGTGGTTTATCTGCGGAACAAAAACTGGCTACTGTGTTAAGGTTTTTTGCACAAGGATCTTACCGACAGGGTGTTGGTAACGATTTTACCATGACAATTGGCCAATCTACTTTTTCAGAAACGTTAGATCAAACCTTAACAGTTCTGGAACGTGAACTAACGTACGCAATTGCCATGGATCTAACAGAAGACGAGAGAGCAGATGCCAGAAGATACTTTTACTCGAAATTACCTGTTCCTGGTGTAGTAATGTGCATCGATGGAACCCATATAAGAATCGCTGCGCCTCACGACAACTCAATCTATTATTTCAATAGAAAGGGATTTTATAGTCTTAACGCTTTGATG ATATGTGACCACAGGCAAATAATCCGTTTTGTAGACGCGAGGTTTGGCGGCTCAGATCACGATTCTTACATTTATAATTCCAGTCCGATTTCTTcatattttgaagaaaaatggaGAAATGGAGACCGAATGTTTAAACTCTTGG GAGACTCAGCTTATCCTTCGAAACCTTGGCTTATCAAGCCGCGCAGAAATGCAGAGCCAAATAGTCCAGATTCGTTGTTCAATGAACAGCATGCCAAAGCACGTTCCATCATTGAAAGAACGTTTGGTTTGCTCAAAGCACGATTTCGCTGCTTGAATGGTGAAAGGCTACTACATTATGCACCGAACAAATGTGTTCGTATCATAAACGTTTGTTGCATGTTCCACAACCTTCTCATCATGCATGGTATTACCGACGAATTTAATGAATAA